A single genomic interval of Psychroserpens sp. NJDZ02 harbors:
- a CDS encoding low molecular weight protein-tyrosine-phosphatase gives MTKILMVCLGNICRSPLAEGILQSKLDDKLFKVDSAGTSSYHIGNKPDPRSIAVAKQHGIDITKQQARQFIKQDFIDFDIIYAMDNSNYDNIIALAENDAEKSKVKLILNESFPAKNLDVPDPYYGGDTGFDNVFILLDDACQKISQQLNSLT, from the coding sequence ATGACTAAAATTTTAATGGTATGCTTAGGAAACATTTGTCGTTCTCCTCTGGCCGAAGGTATCCTACAATCTAAATTAGATGACAAATTATTTAAAGTAGATTCTGCCGGAACAAGTAGCTATCATATCGGAAATAAACCAGACCCAAGATCTATTGCTGTTGCCAAACAGCATGGAATTGATATTACAAAACAACAAGCTAGACAATTTATAAAACAAGATTTTATAGATTTTGATATTATCTACGCCATGGATAATTCCAATTATGATAACATTATCGCTTTAGCTGAAAATGACGCTGAAAAATCAAAAGTAAAATTGATTTTAAATGAAAGTTTTCCCGCTAAAAATCTAGACGTACCAGATCCCTACTATGGTGGTGATACTGGTTTTGATAACGTATTCATACTTTTAGACGATGCTTGCCAAAAAATTAGTCAACAATTAAATAGTCTGACTTAA